In Mastigocladopsis repens PCC 10914, a single window of DNA contains:
- a CDS encoding ABC transporter permease yields the protein MNWWHRLKKNPVAKFGAILLLVFYVAVIAADFVAPYDPYVSQPNGSLLPPTRIYWVSQQTGQFIGPHIYPTTQGDTDLKTGDRQIIVDFKTPSPLRLFVTGPEYRLFRVSLPLPPKWDEVEIFGGIPLNIHLFGAVGKAKYNLVGTDEQGRDQFSRLLYGGRISLFIGIIGVALTFPLGMLIGGISGYFGGWTDSVIMRLAEVLMTFPSIYLLVTLGAVLPPGLSSTDRFLLIVVITSFISWAGLARVIRGQVLSIKEREYVQAAKAMGGNPLYIILRHVLPQTATYIIISATLSVPSFIAAEAVLSLIGLGIQQPDPSWGNMLSLATNASILVLQPWLVWPPAVLIILTVLAFNLLGDGLRDALDPRSLQR from the coding sequence ATGAATTGGTGGCATCGACTAAAGAAAAATCCTGTGGCAAAATTTGGGGCAATTTTACTCTTAGTTTTCTATGTAGCAGTGATTGCAGCGGATTTTGTCGCCCCTTACGATCCTTACGTCTCACAACCAAATGGTTCTCTATTGCCACCAACTCGCATTTACTGGGTTTCTCAACAAACAGGGCAATTCATTGGTCCTCATATTTATCCGACAACTCAGGGAGACACAGATTTAAAAACGGGCGATCGCCAAATCATTGTAGACTTCAAAACGCCCTCTCCTCTAAGATTATTTGTCACCGGACCAGAATATCGTCTGTTTAGGGTGAGTTTGCCTTTACCCCCAAAATGGGACGAGGTAGAAATATTTGGTGGTATCCCGCTCAATATACATTTGTTTGGTGCTGTCGGTAAGGCAAAGTATAACCTTGTAGGTACAGATGAACAAGGTCGGGATCAATTTAGTCGCCTGTTATATGGTGGTCGTATCAGCTTATTTATTGGGATTATTGGAGTAGCCTTAACCTTTCCCTTGGGGATGTTGATTGGGGGAATTTCCGGCTATTTCGGTGGCTGGACTGACAGTGTTATCATGCGCCTAGCCGAAGTCCTGATGACTTTTCCCAGTATTTATCTGTTGGTGACCTTGGGTGCTGTACTACCACCAGGATTATCTAGTACTGATCGCTTTTTGCTGATTGTTGTGATTACTTCGTTTATCAGCTGGGCTGGATTAGCACGAGTTATTCGTGGACAAGTCCTCTCTATTAAAGAGAGAGAATATGTCCAAGCGGCAAAAGCAATGGGTGGTAATCCACTTTACATTATCCTCCGTCACGTATTACCGCAAACCGCTACTTATATAATTATCTCCGCAACACTTTCCGTTCCTAGTTTTATTGCGGCAGAGGCAGTATTAAGTCTCATCGGATTAGGAATTCAACAACCAGACCCGTCATGGGGTAATATGTTATCTCTGGCAACTAACGCTTCAATTTTGGTGTTGCAACCTTGGCTGGTTTGGCCCCCGGCTGTGTTGATTATTCTCACGGTGTTGGCTTTCAACTTGTTGGGTGATGGGCTAAGGGATGCTTTAGATCCGCGTAGTTTGCAGAGGTAA
- a CDS encoding Npun_R2479 family HD domain-containing metalloprotein, whose protein sequence is MFNATEILIDAFVAQIREGYHRTYGCLKNDYQDIIAWAGNMALENIANSDALYHNVEHSILVTLVGQEILRGRHIREGGVSSEDWLHFIISLVCHDIGYVKGVCRQDREDEGLYSTGKDGKMIPLPPGASDASLTPYHVDRAKLFIDERFGGHKLIDSEVIKSNIELTRFPVPAAEDHQDTNNFAGLVRAADLIGQLSDPRYLKKITSLFYEFEETGMNKVLGYQTPADLRKNYAKFYWNVVYPYIKDALRYLSLTQQGKQIIANLYSNVFVVEHEKPQEETLYLIEKLLA, encoded by the coding sequence ATGTTTAATGCCACTGAAATCTTAATTGATGCATTTGTAGCACAAATTCGCGAAGGCTACCATCGCACCTATGGCTGCTTAAAAAACGATTACCAAGATATTATAGCTTGGGCGGGCAATATGGCTTTGGAAAACATTGCCAATAGTGATGCCCTCTATCATAATGTAGAACACTCCATCCTAGTCACCCTTGTTGGACAGGAAATTTTACGCGGCAGACATATCCGTGAAGGTGGTGTTTCCAGTGAAGACTGGTTGCATTTTATTATCTCGTTGGTATGCCATGATATTGGTTATGTCAAAGGAGTTTGCCGACAAGACCGCGAGGATGAAGGTTTGTATTCTACCGGGAAAGATGGGAAAATGATTCCTCTTCCTCCTGGAGCTTCTGATGCCAGTCTCACACCGTATCATGTTGACAGAGCCAAACTCTTCATTGATGAGCGTTTTGGTGGTCACAAATTGATAGATTCAGAGGTCATAAAGAGCAATATTGAATTGACTCGTTTTCCAGTACCAGCCGCAGAAGACCATCAAGATACAAATAATTTTGCAGGTTTAGTGCGTGCTGCTGATTTAATCGGACAATTAAGTGACCCGCGTTATTTAAAAAAGATTACTTCTTTGTTCTATGAGTTTGAAGAGACCGGGATGAATAAGGTGTTGGGTTATCAAACCCCCGCCGACTTACGCAAGAACTATGCCAAATTCTACTGGAATGTCGTTTATCCTTATATCAAAGATGCATTGCGCTACCTTTCCCTAACACAGCAGGGAAAGCAAATTATTGCTAATCTCTACTCAAATGTGTTTGTTGTAGAACACGAAAAACCTCAGGAAGAAACCCTGTATCTCATTGAAAAACTCCTTGCCTAG